From a single Pseudomonas triticicola genomic region:
- the putA gene encoding trifunctional transcriptional regulator/proline dehydrogenase/L-glutamate gamma-semialdehyde dehydrogenase, with the protein MATTTLGVKLDDPTRERLKAAATSIDRTPHWLIKQAIFNYLEKLEGGATLTELNGLTAKDADDAGEVQTDHAHQCFLEFAESILPQSVLRASITAAYRRPEPEVVPMLIEQARLPAPMAEATNKLAATIAEKLRNQKSAGGRAGIVQGLLQEFSLSSQEGVALMCLAEALLRIPDKGTRDALIRDKISTGNWHPHLGNSPSLFVNAATWGLLLTGKLVSTHNEAGLTSSLSRIIGKSGEPMIRKGVDMAMRLMGEQFVTGETIAEALANASKFEAKGFRYSYDMLGEAALTEIDAQKYLASYEQAIHSIGKASHGRGIYEGPGISIKLSALHPRYSRAQYERVMDELYPRLLSLTLLAKQYDIGLNIDAEEADRLELSLDLLERLCFEPQLTGWNGIGFVIQAYQKRCPYVIDYVIDLARRSRHRLMIRLVKGAYWDSEIKRAQVEGLEGYPVYTRKVYTDVSYIACARKLLSVPEVIYPQFATHNAHTLSAIYHIAGQNYYPGQYEFQCLHGMGEPLYEQVVGKVSEGKLNRPCRVYAPVGTHETLLAYLVRRLLENGANTSFVNRIADQSISIQELVADPVAQIEQMATVEGGFGLPHPRIPLPRDLYGAERANSSGIDMANEHRLASLSCALLATAHNDWKAAPMLGCASSNETPVAVLNPSDHRDVVGHVQEATVEDVDNAIQCALNAAPIWQATPPAERAAILERAADLMEGEIQPLMGLLAREAGKTFANAIAEVREAVDFLRYYAVQARNDFSNDAHRPLGPVVCISPWNFPLAIFSGQVAAALAAGNPVLAKPAEQTPLVAAQAVRLMLEAGIPEGVLQLLPGRGETVGAGLVGDERVKGVMFTGSTEVARLLQRNIAGRLDSQGRPIPLIAETGGQNAMIVDSSALTEQVVIDVVSSAFDSAGQRCSALRVLCLQEDSADRVIEMLKGAMAESRLGNPERLSVDIGPVIDAEAKAGIDKHIQGMRDKGRNVYQVAIADSEEVKRGTFVMPTLIELESFDELQREIFGPVLHVVRYKRKELDQLIGQINASGYGLTLGVHTRIDETIAKVIDNVNAGNVYVNRNIVGAVVGVQPFGGEGLSGTGPKAGGPLYLYRLLSTRPADAIEQSFARGDAIVAPDVRLRDAMSQSLNALKAWADNNKFADLSTLCVQYAAQSQSGITRVLAGPTGEKNSYAILPREHVLCLAEVEGDLLTQLAAVLAVGGSAVWPETELSKALFARLPKEVQARIKRVADWNKDEVVFDAVLHHGHSDQLRGVCQQIAQRGGAIVGVQGLSQGETNIALERLVIERALSVNTAAAGGNASLMTIG; encoded by the coding sequence ATGGCTACCACCACCCTTGGGGTCAAACTCGATGACCCGACCCGCGAGCGCCTGAAGGCTGCCGCAACCTCGATTGATCGCACGCCGCACTGGCTGATCAAGCAGGCAATTTTCAATTACCTGGAAAAACTCGAGGGTGGTGCAACCCTGACCGAGTTGAACGGTTTAACCGCCAAAGACGCCGATGACGCAGGCGAAGTGCAGACCGATCACGCTCACCAATGCTTCCTCGAATTTGCTGAAAGCATTCTGCCGCAATCCGTGCTGCGTGCTTCAATCACCGCCGCCTACCGCCGCCCTGAGCCGGAAGTGGTGCCGATGCTGATCGAGCAGGCGCGCCTGCCAGCACCGATGGCCGAAGCCACCAACAAACTCGCGGCGACCATCGCCGAAAAACTGCGTAACCAGAAAAGTGCCGGCGGTCGTGCGGGCATTGTTCAGGGCCTGCTGCAGGAGTTCTCCCTGTCGTCCCAGGAAGGCGTGGCGCTGATGTGCCTGGCCGAAGCGTTGCTGCGCATCCCGGACAAAGGCACCCGCGATGCGCTGATCCGCGACAAGATCAGCACCGGCAACTGGCATCCGCACCTGGGCAACAGCCCTTCGCTGTTCGTCAACGCTGCGACCTGGGGTCTGCTGCTGACTGGCAAACTGGTCTCCACCCACAACGAAGCCGGCCTGACCTCGTCGCTGAGCCGCATCATCGGCAAGAGCGGCGAGCCGATGATCCGCAAGGGCGTCGACATGGCCATGCGCCTGATGGGCGAGCAGTTCGTGACCGGCGAAACCATCGCCGAAGCGCTGGCCAATGCGAGCAAGTTCGAAGCCAAGGGCTTCCGTTATTCCTACGACATGCTCGGTGAAGCGGCACTCACCGAAATCGACGCGCAAAAATACCTGGCGTCGTACGAACAAGCGATCCATTCGATCGGCAAAGCGTCCCACGGCCGTGGGATTTATGAAGGCCCGGGCATCTCCATCAAGCTCTCGGCGCTGCACCCGCGTTACAGCCGTGCGCAGTACGAGCGCGTGATGGACGAGCTGTACCCGCGCCTGCTGTCGCTGACTCTGCTGGCCAAGCAATACGACATCGGCCTGAACATCGACGCCGAAGAAGCCGATCGCCTCGAGCTGTCGCTGGATCTGCTTGAGCGCCTGTGCTTCGAGCCGCAGCTGACTGGCTGGAACGGCATCGGTTTCGTTATCCAGGCTTACCAGAAACGTTGCCCGTACGTGATCGACTACGTGATCGATCTGGCCCGCCGCAGCCGTCATCGCCTGATGATCCGCCTGGTGAAAGGTGCGTACTGGGACAGCGAAATCAAACGCGCTCAGGTCGAAGGCCTGGAAGGCTATCCGGTCTACACCCGCAAGGTTTACACCGACGTTTCCTACATTGCGTGCGCACGCAAACTGCTGTCGGTACCGGAAGTCATCTACCCGCAATTCGCTACGCACAACGCCCACACCCTGTCGGCGATCTACCACATCGCCGGTCAGAACTATTACCCGGGCCAGTACGAGTTCCAGTGCCTGCACGGCATGGGCGAACCGCTCTACGAACAGGTTGTCGGCAAGGTTTCCGAGGGCAAGCTGAACCGTCCGTGCCGCGTGTACGCACCGGTCGGCACTCACGAAACCCTGCTGGCTTACCTCGTACGTCGCTTGCTGGAAAACGGCGCGAACACTTCGTTCGTCAACCGCATCGCCGACCAGTCGATTTCGATTCAGGAACTGGTGGCCGATCCGGTGGCACAGATCGAGCAGATGGCCACCGTGGAAGGCGGTTTTGGCCTGCCGCACCCGCGCATTCCGCTGCCGCGTGACCTGTACGGTGCCGAGCGCGCCAACTCCAGCGGCATCGACATGGCTAACGAACATCGTCTGGCCTCGCTGTCCTGCGCTTTGCTCGCCACCGCGCACAACGACTGGAAAGCCGCGCCGATGCTCGGTTGCGCCTCCAGCAACGAAACGCCGGTCGCGGTGCTGAACCCGTCCGATCACCGCGATGTGGTCGGTCACGTTCAAGAAGCTACGGTCGAAGATGTCGACAACGCCATTCAATGCGCGCTGAACGCCGCGCCGATCTGGCAGGCCACCCCGCCGGCCGAACGTGCTGCAATTCTGGAACGTGCCGCTGATTTGATGGAGGGCGAAATCCAGCCGCTGATGGGCCTGTTGGCTCGCGAAGCCGGTAAGACTTTCGCCAACGCCATCGCCGAAGTCCGCGAAGCGGTCGACTTCCTGCGTTATTACGCAGTGCAGGCACGCAACGATTTCAGCAACGACGCCCACCGTCCACTTGGTCCGGTGGTGTGCATCAGCCCGTGGAACTTCCCGCTGGCAATTTTCAGCGGTCAAGTCGCTGCCGCTCTGGCCGCCGGCAACCCGGTACTGGCCAAACCGGCCGAACAGACTCCGCTGGTCGCCGCTCAAGCCGTGCGTCTGATGCTCGAAGCCGGCATTCCGGAAGGCGTGCTGCAACTGCTGCCGGGGCGCGGTGAAACCGTCGGCGCCGGTCTGGTTGGCGATGAGCGCGTCAAAGGCGTGATGTTCACTGGTTCCACCGAAGTCGCGCGCTTGCTGCAACGCAACATCGCTGGCCGTCTCGACAGCCAGGGCCGTCCGATTCCGCTGATCGCCGAAACCGGTGGCCAGAACGCGATGATCGTCGATTCCTCGGCACTGACCGAACAAGTGGTGATCGACGTGGTGTCGTCGGCCTTCGACAGCGCCGGTCAGCGTTGCTCGGCACTGCGCGTGCTGTGCCTGCAGGAAGATTCCGCCGATCGCGTCATCGAAATGCTCAAGGGTGCCATGGCTGAAAGCCGTCTCGGCAACCCCGAGCGCCTGTCCGTGGATATCGGCCCGGTGATCGACGCCGAAGCCAAGGCCGGCATCGACAAGCACATCCAGGGCATGCGCGACAAAGGTCGGAATGTTTACCAGGTGGCGATTGCCGACAGCGAAGAGGTCAAGCGCGGCACCTTCGTCATGCCGACCCTGATCGAGCTGGAAAGCTTCGACGAACTGCAACGCGAAATCTTCGGCCCGGTACTGCACGTGGTGCGCTACAAGCGCAAGGAGCTGGACCAACTGATCGGCCAGATCAACGCCTCCGGTTACGGCCTGACGCTGGGCGTGCACACGCGCATCGACGAGACCATCGCCAAGGTGATCGACAACGTCAACGCCGGTAACGTCTACGTCAACCGCAACATCGTTGGTGCCGTGGTCGGCGTGCAGCCATTCGGCGGCGAAGGCCTGTCGGGTACTGGCCCGAAAGCCGGTGGCCCGCTGTATCTGTACCGCCTGCTGTCGACGCGTCCTGCCGACGCCATCGAACAATCCTTCGCCCGCGGTGATGCCATCGTCGCCCCGGACGTGCGCTTGCGCGATGCCATGAGCCAATCGTTGAACGCGCTGAAAGCCTGGGCCGATAACAACAAGTTCGCCGACCTGAGCACTCTGTGCGTGCAATACGCGGCGCAATCGCAGAGCGGCATCACCCGCGTGCTGGCCGGCCCGACCGGCGAGAAAAACAGCTACGCCATCCTGCCGCGCGAACACGTGCTGTGCCTGGCGGAAGTTGAAGGTGATCTGCTGACGCAACTGGCGGCGGTGCTGGCGGTGGGCGGTTCGGCGGTGTGGCCGGAAACCGAGCTGAGCAAGGCGTTGTTCGCCCGTCTGCCGAAAGAAGTGCAGGCGCGGATCAAGCGCGTCGCCGACTGGAACAAGGACGAAGTGGTGTTCGATGCCGTGCTGCATCACGGCCACTCCGACCAGTTGCGCGGCGTCTGCCAGCAGATCGCCCAGCGTGGCGGTGCAATCGTTGGCGTTCAGGGCCTGTCTCAGGGCGAGACCAACATTGCCCTGGAGCGTCTGGTGATCGAACGGGCATTGAGCGTCAACACCGCTGCGGCGGGGGGTAATGCCAGCTTGATGACCATCGGATAA